The Toxorhynchites rutilus septentrionalis strain SRP chromosome 3, ASM2978413v1, whole genome shotgun sequence genome includes a region encoding these proteins:
- the LOC129773202 gene encoding uncharacterized protein LOC129773202, with protein sequence MEKLQLRRSAIEGRLGNISARVQAMHIGTSCVEDLDVELDSLRELWQDFRAVHNGILDHCTDDESIDEHVEYETSLEKRYNRTKATILQFKRVISNQNQDSANVATSDISQLHPETSTAHVVPEKQLPKGIQPTFSGDYDEWTSFYDLFTSSVHQNERLTKAQKLVYLKTYTSGRAAALLKHAKIEDRNYEGAMEMLRKRFDRQDQIVTHHIQRFLEIPALTVASANNLARMHDTADDVRRALQAIQREERDCWLIHLLLAKLDIDTRQQWYNRTSTMEATPTLTDFLAYVEQRAYTLETSHVSSAKPVIRQPPRSNSFAATSRAPRPTCAICGGPEHKLFFCDRFKALSVADRFECVTRLGRCHNCLRERHGSNDCCSGTCKRCSQNHHTLLHEERRDPYQPQLPGVVSKHHSYNDAFCSVFLATAVVNVLDARGNLRTARALLDSGSQACFITSDLSRRLGLDKRHINLPLRGVSELATRIREALGWIVAGFHEHGDRAEQISSNFCARIEDDSEIKNLNKLVASFWELEDFKTSKILTEEEQIYSALQQYRALLRKLTKNVDQQQLYENYIGELIAAQHIKQMPAIPSPRPTIYLPHNAVLKEESSTTKLRVVFNGSLKSSNGVTLNDLLMTGPVVQDSLYNILLNFRLHTIALVGDIEKMYLQVPVTDEDSKLIRMLWQEPGSSLEEYGMCIVTFGLSCASFLATRALKQLAEDDGELFPSATSSMNDFYVDDLLSGASSAQEAIEKRRQLKELMKRGGFTMRKWATKDPTVVADIPVPE encoded by the exons ATGGAGAAGCTTCAACTACGACGATCAGCAATCGAAGGGCGTCTGGGTAACATTTCCGCCAGAGTCCAAGCCATGCACATTGGGACGTCCTGTGTGGAGGATCTAGACGTTGAATTGGACAGCCTGCGTGAACTTTGGCAGGACTTCCGAGCAGTTCACAATGGCATTCTGGACCATTGCACGGACGACGAGTCTATAGACGAGCACGTAGAATATGAGACCTCGCTGGAGAAACGGTACAATCGTACCAAAGCAACGATCCTGCAGTTCAAGCGTGTCATCAGTAACCAGAATCAGGATTCAGCGAATGTGGCTACTTCCGATATCAGTCAATTACACCCAGAAACATCGACAGCGCACGTAGTTCCCGAAAAACAATTGCCTAAGGGTATTCAACCCACCTTTTCGGGCGATTACGACGAATGGACTTCATTCTACGATTTGTTTACAAGTTCCGTCCATCAAAACGAGCGACTTACCAAAGCACAGAAGCTTGTCTACCTCAAAACGTACACCTCCGGGCGAGCAGCGGCTTTGTTGAAACATGCTAAGATTGAGGATCGAAACTACGAAGGAGCCATGGAGATGTTGAGAAAACGATTCGACCGACAGGACCAAATTGTCACCCACCACATTCAAAGATTTTTGGAAATTCCTGCGTTAACTGTTGCATCAGCAAACAATTTGGCACGTATGCATGACACAGCGGACGATGTACGACGTGCTCTTCAAGCCATACAGCGAGAAGAACGCGACTGCTGGCTTATACACTTGTTACTCGCAAAGCTGGACATCGACACCAGGCAACAATGGTATAATCGAACATCCACCATGGAAGCTACACCGACACTGACTGACTTCCTGGCTTACGTGGAACAGCGAGCCTATACCTTGGAAACCTCTCACGTGTCATCGGCTAAACCTGTAATAAGACAACCACCACGCAGCAACAGTTTTGCGGCGACGAGCAGGGCACCCCGACCCACCTGCGCAATTTGTGGCGGTCCTGAACACAAGCTATTCTTTTGCGACCGCTTCAAGGCACTATCCGTGGCCGATCGCTTTGAATGTGTCACGCGACTTGGCAGATGTCATAACTGCCTTCGTGAGAGACATGGAAGCAACGACTGCTGCTCCGGCACTTGCAAACGTTGCAGTCAAAACCATCACACTCTTCTTCATGAGGAACGGCGAGATCCATATCAACCACAACTTCCCGGTGTAGTTAGTAAACATCATTCCTACAACGATGCGTTTTGTTCGGTTTTTCTGGCTACCGCAGTCGTCAACGTTTTGGACGCCAGGGGGAATCTTCGTACAGCGAGAGCTCTTCTGGATTCAGGCTCACAAGCGTGCTTTATCACATCCGATCTGTCCAGAAGGCTAGGATTGGACAAACGCCACATTAACCTGCCCCTTAGAGGAGTTTCGGAACTAGCAACCAGAATCCGCGAAGCA TTGGGCTGGATAGTAGCAGGATTCCACGAACACGGAGATAGAGCGGAACAAATCTCCTCCAACTTCTGTGCACGAATAGAGGATGACAGCGAAATCAAAAACCTCAACAAATTGGTGGCCAGCTTCTGGGAGCTGGAAGACTTCAAGACATCAAAAATATTAACCGAGGAGGAGCAGAT ATACTCAGCGCTACAACAATATCGGGCATTGCTGCGCAAGCTGACCAAGAACGTTGATCAACAGCAGCTGTATGAGAATTACATTGGTGAACTCATTGCGGcacaacatatcaaacaaatgccGGCCATCCCGAGCCCCCGTCCGACCATCTACCTGCCTCATAACGCGGTTTTGAAGGAGGAGAGCAGCACAACGAAGCTACGCGTCGTGTTCAACGGTTCACTCAAATCATCAAATGGGGTGACATTGAACGACCTGCTAATGACTGGACCCGTAGTCCAAGATAGCCTATACAACATCCTGCTTAACTTTCGTCTGCATACAATTGCGCTGGTTGGGGATATAGAGAAAATGTACCTCCAAGTGCCAGTTACCGATGAAGACAGTAAGCTCATTCGAATGCTGTGGCAAGAACCTGGAAGCTCTCTGGAAGAATACGGAATGTGCATTGTGACTTTCGGTTTATCGTGTGCCTCCTTCTTGGCGACGAGAGCCCTCAAACAACTTGCGGAAGACGACGGCGAACTGTTTCCATCGGCAACAAGCAGCATGAACGATTTTTACGTCGACGATCTTCTTTCTGGCGCATCATCCGCTCAGGAGGCCATAGAGAAACGTCGACAGTTAAAGGAGTTGATGAAGCGAGGTGGATTCACCATGCGGAAATGGGCCACCAAAGATCCGACAGTAGTTGCAGACATTCCCGTCCCGGAGTAA